One region of Cerasicoccus sp. TK19100 genomic DNA includes:
- a CDS encoding peroxiredoxin family protein: MLVTIKHACLAAIALMACQLIHAAEPKPKDLLAEPFKSRPELEAGLQAAQEAGAAPETLLEAKILYALFHDREEAAQFEALYAETMQLQPQWLYSQCHLIEDARMLEAIQAALQAKIARLQDDGPAFEQHAQRALWLEPELSLVLNPWVKDYQQEQDWQTQHAPLDMVLLGLDGQEHTLGELLEGRKALLLDFWATWCGPCIRGMPKLEERARELEPQGVYVASVNTENTAKASAFRRDHPYEFHWLVQPKDRNFSRRFDIDFIPRVLIIAPDGQVLFNEHPNDPRLLKVLAELGVSLEGGDQ, encoded by the coding sequence GTGCTGGTTACCATAAAACACGCTTGTCTGGCCGCCATTGCCCTCATGGCATGCCAGTTGATCCACGCCGCCGAGCCCAAACCCAAGGACCTGCTGGCCGAGCCTTTTAAAAGCCGCCCTGAGCTGGAGGCCGGCCTGCAAGCCGCGCAAGAGGCCGGCGCCGCGCCGGAAACCCTGCTGGAGGCAAAGATACTTTACGCGCTGTTTCATGACCGCGAGGAGGCCGCGCAGTTCGAAGCGCTCTACGCCGAGACCATGCAGCTGCAACCGCAGTGGCTGTATTCGCAATGCCACCTGATCGAAGACGCGCGCATGCTGGAGGCCATTCAGGCCGCGCTTCAGGCGAAAATTGCCCGCCTGCAGGACGACGGACCCGCCTTTGAGCAACACGCACAACGTGCGCTGTGGCTGGAGCCCGAGCTCTCCCTCGTGCTCAACCCGTGGGTGAAGGACTACCAGCAGGAGCAGGATTGGCAAACCCAGCACGCGCCGCTGGACATGGTATTGCTAGGCCTCGACGGGCAGGAGCACACCCTCGGTGAATTGCTTGAAGGGCGCAAGGCGCTGCTGCTCGACTTTTGGGCCACCTGGTGCGGGCCTTGCATTCGCGGCATGCCCAAGCTCGAAGAGCGTGCCCGCGAACTGGAGCCGCAAGGCGTTTACGTCGCCAGCGTGAACACGGAAAACACCGCCAAGGCCTCGGCGTTTCGCCGTGACCACCCCTACGAGTTTCACTGGCTAGTGCAGCCGAAGGACCGCAACTTCAGCCGCCGCTTCGACATCGATTTCATTCCCCGCGTGCTCATTATCGCTCCCGATGGGCAGGTCCTTTTCAACGAGCACCCCAACGATCCGCGCTTGCTAAAAGTGCTCGCCGAGCTCGGCGTCAGCCTGGAAGGAGGCGACCAATGA